ACCCTCGTCATATTATTAAAAAAGGAAGTAAAAAAACAGAGCTTTTTATATATTAAAAGGGGTGTCCTATGAGATACAGACGTCAGCAGTACAATCTGCCTCAAGATAATCAAGCATGCCTTACATTTGAACAGTTTAATGTCCTGAACAATGTTATCTCCTTATGGCAGCGATTTTCGATGTGGAGATGGGTTCTTTTTCTCTCTAAACTCGAACAATCTCCCTACGTCAGTGCGGTTGATAAGCGGATTAATCAGGTCCCGGTCGATTTTTATAATACCTTGAGGGTATTTTTCGGCGAAAGGCTGGCAGAACAGTTCCTTGCATTGTTCCAAAGTTATGTCCTTATCCAGATAAAACTTATGGATGACCTAATCAGCGGTAATCAGGAGTCGGTGGATACTTTAACGCAGAATCTTTATGCAAAAGCAGACGAAATTGCGGCACTCCTATCAAAGCTTCCTTATTGGCAGCAAGAACAGTGGAAAACACTTCTTTATCAGGACATCAGCGCAAGTCTTGCAGATTACAGGGCAGCCTTATCAGGAGATTATGAAATGGAAATCAGCATTTATGAACGAATCCTTTTAAATGCCTCAGAAATAGGGCAATATATGGCGCGGGGCATCTTCTATGCAGGGAAGGATCCCATCCTATTACGAAGCTAATGTTCCAGTATCATACATTCTGCTTGGTTTGTCCTTATAGATATGCTACAATAGGTATCAAAAGGGGCACTGATAGAGATTCGAAAATATTTCGCTGCAAACCGCTGGAGAATCCAGTAGAATCAGTCCGAAGTAGACTTGAGTAATAATCGTGTCGCTTTAAATTGACAGAGCAGAAAGGAGAATAGAAAATGTTGTGGAAATGTACTGTTTGCCGTTATACTCATGAGGGCGACACCGCGCCTGAAGCATGTCCAAAATGCGGCGCTCCTGCCGAGAAATTTAACAGCTTATCGGATGAGGACACACAGAAGATTTATACCTCCGACAGAACCAATGATATCCACATGGAAATTATAAATCTGGCAATGGCTATCACGGAACTGGCAGAGGAAGGAATTGAAATCAACCTCGATCCACCCTGTGTATCCGTCTTTGAAAAAGCAAAGCAAGAAGCCTGGGTCATCAAGCAAAGATCAAAAGCAGAGCTTTCGGGACATATGGAAAAAGGAAAATGGTAGTATTGTAAAGTGATCTGCCCGAGTATTTTTAAAATACACATTAGGAATAACAGAGTCACTGTTATTTAGATCATCTGTTTTAATTTGAGCGATTAAGAAATGTTTTCTAATCGCTCTTTATTTTGCTTTGCATAATTTTACGTCGCGCTTCCAGACTATAGTATGGAGGTGATTTATTTTGCAAGGACAATTAAGTCAAAAGGAAAGAATGTTTTTAGAGGATTTAAAAACGGAAGAAGATCTTTGCGTTACAAAGTATACAAGCTATGCACAGCAAGCGCAAGATCCCCAGCTCAGTCAGCTGTTCAATCAGCTCGCGAATGCAGAGCAGCAGCATTATAATACAATCAACCAACTGATACAGAGCAACGGTCAGAACGGGGGACAACAAAGTCAAAGCGGGGGACAGCAAAATCAGAGCAGCCAGGGTGGGCAAAGCGGACAAGGCGGTCAGCAAGGCGGACAAACCTGGAAGCCTTCTGCCGGCGGAAAACAATTGAACCAATCTGCAGCGCAAGCCGCTCAGCAACAGATGCAGTCTGCCTCTGCTAACATTAAGCTGAACGGAAGCGGAGCAAGCGGTACGGCAAATAACACAGATAAAGTCTTGCTTCAGGATATGCTCTCTACAGAAAAGTACGTATCCAGTGCATATGACACAAGTATCTTTGAATCCGCACAGCCAACAGTAAGACAAGCGCTCCAGCACATTCAGAAGGAAGAGCAGCAGCATGGAGAGCAACTCTTTCAGTATATGAACAGCCATGGGATGTATCAGGTTCAGTAAATCATTTCATGAATGGCAGACAGAGAAACCCCAAACAACTAGAAATTGGTCGTTTGGGGTTTTTTATGAAATTTTCTAAAAAAATTATTGCTTGAAGATAACTTCCCACTCCCTCTTTAGAATGGCGTACTGAAAGGTGTTTTCATACTTGGGCGTTCCGTCGGGATAATTCGTAAAAGATATGAACTCTAGGAAGCAGGCTTCTTTGCGCATTCCAAGTCGTTCACAGAGTTTTTGCGAACGAATATTATCCTCTTCCACATAAGCATAAATCCTTCTTCCACTCTTTTCGTGGAACAGATAATTTAATAATGCTTTGGCGGACTCGTTTGCATATCCTTTCCCTTCAATTTTATCATTGAATTGCCAACCGACACTGTAGGTATCCGGTTCTTCTTTCATTGCAAATAGGTTTCCAATTATTACATCATTTTCTTTCAGACATACAGCAAGCTGTGTTGGATCTTGACTTCTATGCTTAACCGCAGCAAGGGCATCTTCAAAGGTATTAAGTTTTTCATCAAGAAAGCAATTTACACGCGGATGTGAAAGATAATCCAGTAGTCCAGCAGCATCTTTCTCTTGAAACTGCCTGATAATCAATCTTTCTGTTTCAATTCTCATCATAATGGCACCACCTTTTCGCTTCACTACTGAAAACGTTGGGCTGTACTGGTTTCGGGTCAATACAGCCCAAGTCTCTCCTCTATTCTATTGAAAAGCGCCATTAAATACAAGTCTGAAACTGCATATTCTAACAGGTACTTAACCACGGTGTAAGACGCAGAGTATCACTCGTACTGAGACTCTGCCCTATTGTAAAACCGGATAAATTTTGTGATCTAAAATTAATGGGCGGTGCATCCGCCGTATTAATCCCAGCAGTAATTCCCCCTATATTGGAACCATTGACTTGATTATATACTGCCAGATAGTAGATTGAATTTGCACTAAGTACAGTCGCAGCAGTTAATGGAAGCACCACAAGTCCTGCATTGATAGAAGTCACTGTCTGTGTTGCAGCGATCACTGTCGCTTGAAAGGTTGAGGTAGGCCGTAAAATTGCCATTTGGAAACTGCCGCTTCCGCCTCCCCTCTGCGTAACATATGCTGCCATTTGGCTTACTGTTCTATCGACTCCGCATTCAAACACCAAAGCTCCAACCGCTTGGTTGTTTCCACCGCCTTGATTGAAAGAAATCACAGCGTTAATGCTGCCTATTGAACAAGTCTCAATTGCAGATCTGGTTCCGTTTTCACCACGAGGTCCTGTGGGGCCTGTGGGGCCGCTTGATCCTGTTGGGCCCGTGGGGCCGCTTGATCCTGTTGGGCCCTGAATACCCTGAGCGCCAAAAGGTCCCTGGGGTCCTGTCGGACCTGTCGATCCTGCTGGTGTCAAGTCAGGACTAAAAAATATTTATCCTTATTGGCACCTTTTCAATCTATCCATTCATATTTGTTTGATTGAAAGTTCTGCTTTACTATGGTAAACTTACTTTATATATCTACCGTGTAGAACTTTTGTGAAACGGTAGCATGGGAAATTAACGCTCGGTGAGCAAGTTTATATAATGTGCGAGGTGGTGCAATAAATGTTTAATGAAATTTGTATCTATGAGGCAAAGATTGAAAAGCAAGAGGAAATTGAGCAACTTATGAAAGAGGTTGCCGCCTTTTATATGGAGCAGGATGGTGTTATTGAAGTTAGATATATCAAACGCACCCACCGCCAAACAGATTTTAATGCCGTTAAAGAAGGGGCATTGCCTGTTCGCCTCACACGCAATGTAGGCAAAGTCACTTATGTTTTACATTGGACTGTTAGAGATGAAGAAACTCACGCAAGGGTGTCAAAGTTAGGGTTAGAGCATTTTTACAAGCGGTGGAACAGATGCTTAACCACTATGCCAAAAATTATTTTGGGTGAAAACATTGTGTAAGGGTATGAGCACACCCTCTGTTAGTGTTTAACTTCACCTACACAATAAAATCCGACTTATCACGAAATTGAGCCGTTGCATCTAACTTGACGCAACGGCTCTTGCTTTGTCTACATGCCAAGAATAGTCCAGTCAATACTTGCATAAAGACGGTGAACGGATTTTAATTTTCATAGCACCGAACTCCTCCCTATTGTCTATATTTGATTGATTGAAACTTCCATTTTGCTATGGTAAACTTATTTTTATATTTACCGAGTAAAACTTTTTTGAAATAGCAGTGAGGAAAAAATGCCCCGAAGGGGTGTGTTGATATTTGCTTGATTCGCATTCGGCGGATCAGCATAATGAAAACTTTACTTTGAAAATGAGGAGGGAACAATTTGATTACCAAAAGTGGCAAGCAATTCAATATGTTTCCCTCACATGCAGGGCTGAGAAAATATATTCTATATTACAATATCGTATTTCCAGAAAATGATACGTTTACAGCGCACTATACGCTTATGCCTAACGCTTGCGGAACATTGTCCCTTGCCTTTGATGGAACCGCTGTAATTGTTGAACTATGGGGAGCATCCCTAACCCCTGTTTTGTTAGGAATGGAACCAAATAGTTATCAGGTCCTGTTGCTTATCCAACTTTCGCCCTATGGTTTGTATCAAATCACACGCCAAAGCCAAGCGGAGTTTGCAGACAAACGCCTTTCGCTTGAAGACATTGACAACGAGCTATTTCATTTGCTGTATCAAGCCTTTGTAATGTCTAGAACCGCGACAGATTTAGCAAATATTTGTGAAAAGATTTTATACAGGCGTATGGAAAAGTACGTTATTTCGGACGCTTTGTTATTAGCGTCTACTGTGATTTCTGATAGTCATGGACAAGTACAAGTGAAAGAAGTCGCCCGACAATCCGGTTATAGTGAGCGACAGCTAAACCGCTTGTTTCTTACACAAATCGGAATGAATATTAAAAACTATGCTCGTTTAACCCGTTTTAACTACGTGTTAAAACACATTCAAACGTCGCCTTGCTTTTTTGCGGCATTATCGCAACAAGCCGGATATTTTGACCAAGCCCATTTTGATAAAGATTTCAAGGCTATCAGCGGTGTTACCCCTCAAAAGTATCTGAAAACAATGTCGGATTTTTACTATGACGGAACAGAGATATACGATACAATATCCTCAAAGGAGGATTAAAAAATGAAATATCAAGGTTGTCTCTTAGCGGTTAAAGATATATCCGCTTCTAAGCATTTTTATGAAAATGTGCTTCATCAAAATTCGGTCATGGATATTGGCGTGCATGTAACCTTTAAGGGCTTTTCTCTGCAACAAGGTTATGCTGAACTCGTTGGATTGGCCGTCGATAGTGTGAAAGAACAGTCACACAACTTTCAAGTCTATTTTGAAGTGGAAGATTTAGACAAAGTGTATACTGAACTGAAAAGCATATCCGGTTTGCAATGGGTACATGAAATAAAAGAATACCCATGGGGGCAGCGTGACATTCGGGTATATGACCCAGACAAGCATATTGTGGAGATTGCAGAGGATATGAATACGGTTATCAAACGCTTTTTTAATCAGGGTATGTCGTCAGAAGAAGTCGCTACACGCACAATGTTTCCTCTTGAGGTTGTAAAACAGTATGCGTTAGGCTTTGGTATGTGATACACGGCGGCTTTGGTAAATCAAAGCCGCTATTTTATTCCAAACAAGATCGGAGGAGAGGGAGAATGAGTAAATATAAGCCGCTCTGGAAGGCGATAGGTCAACGCACGGAGAACAGCTTCGCGCTGACCTATGCCGAGATTGAACAGATTCTGGGCTTTCCCATCGATCACGCCTTTTTAACCTTCAAGAAGGAACTGCCCGCCTACGGCTACGAGGTGGGTAAGATCTCCATGAAGGCACAGACGGTGACGTTCAAACGCTGCGTTTGACAAGCGGCTGCGTTTCTGCCATCATCGGCTTCACCCATCTAAGAGGAGGAACACTATGAACTGGGAGCCATGGACAGGCTGTTATAAAATAAGTGATGGCTGTACAAATTGCTATTTTTATGGGCCGTATGCAAAACGCTACGGTCAAAGCACCATACAAAAAACAGATAAATTCGATTGGCCTGTAAGAAAAAATGCAAAAGGTGAATACAACATTAAAGGCAACAAAATTCTTGCAACCTGCTTTGCGACGGACTTTTTTCTTCCCGAAGCGGATGAATGGCGTAAAGAGGCTTGGGCGATCATCAAGGAAAGAACAGATATTGAGTTTTTGATTTTGACAAAGCGAATTGACCGCTTCCCCCAATCGCTTCCGTCTGATTGGGGGTCAGGCTATGACAATGTGAATATTGGCTGTACTGTCGAAAATCAAACACTCGCCGATTACAGGCTTCCACTCTTTTTATCCTATCCGATAAAGAGGAGGTTTATTGCTTGTGCTCCACTTTTAGAAATGATAGATTTAACGCCCTATCTTCATGGAGTAGACCATGTTACCGTTGGCGGCGAAACAGGACGAGAAGCCCGTATGTGCGATTATGATTGGGTACTTAATATCCGTGAACAATGCGTAAAAGCAGATGTAACCTTTTGGTTCAAGAATACAGGCTCACTTTTCAAACGCAACGGTGTAGTGGAAAAAATAAATCCATTTAAGCAAAACAGTGTGGCAAAAGAGCTCAATATTGATATTTCAGATGGGAAAAGGTTGTTCTGATCAAATCAATGGAGTAAAGCATTATTGCCTATTTTACTTCATGAATGTTCTGAACGAACCAAATGAGAAATCCCTCTTTTGGTGACTAAGTTCACCTACACAATCAAATGTGACTTGCCACTAAATTGAGCCGTTGCACCTTACTTAGATGCAACGGCTCTTGCTGTATCTACATCCCCAAAATCGTCCAAGCGTTCCTCGGAACACTCTTTTTATTATCTGTTTTCATCTACTCACACTCCTTTTTGGACATACTGGACAAGCCTCATATACTCATCCATATGGTTCCATACAATTTCAATCGCTTCACTTCCGTAGATATAGATGCTGTCGATTAGTTCATCTGCCATTTCTTTTGAAAGCTCCGTAATTCCCTCATATCGTTTGAAGCTCTCAATAATGGAAACCGGCTGTCCGTTTTCCTGATAACAGCTTTGCAGTGCCGTTTCAAGTTCAACGATTTGGGATTCTGTTTCCGCAATCTGCTTGCCAATATCGGCTTTTCGGCTTATGTAGCTGTCCTTGTCCAAAGTCCCATCCTTGTATTTTTCATATGCCTTAACTTTGGATGCTCTCAGTTTGGAAAGGATGGATTGTAACTGCCTGATCTGCTCTGTCAGGGCAGTCATATCTTGATGGCTTTGCGTTTTCACTCTGTCCAAAAGCCGTGCCATATCAAGCATGACCTCCATCTGCGTATGTATCACAGATAAAACAGTCTGTATCAAGCCGCTTTCGGAAATCCTGTCTTTGGTGCAGTCGCTGTCAGCTACATACTGGTGACTTTCACAATAATAATACGCCGTATCGGAGGGACTATTGCTCCTTCTCATAACGTGCCGACAAACCCCACATTTCACTTTACCCATCAGCGGTCTGATTTCAGTCGGTTCTGTCCTTATCCTCGCAGGGGCAGAGAAACGCTCCTGCACCGAAGCAAACAGTTCTTCCGAAACAATGGCTTCATGGGTATTGGGTACAACAATCCACTCACTTTTGGGAATGCGCTTACCGTGCTTACTCCCGACAAAAGGACTGCGATTTTTTCCGCTTACCATTTTCCCGGTGTAGCGTTCGTCACGGATAATGGTCAGGACGGTTGTGTTCATCCAGTGGTTTGTATTCCCAACCACATTGTATTTGCGGTCACAGCCCATAAGCCGCTTATAGACATATGGTGTAGGAATGTTTTCTGCGTTCAGAACATTGGCAATTTGCACGGCGTTTTTACCCTCATCTGCCATCGCAAAGATACGCCTGACAACGGCGGCAGCCTTTTCATCAATCACAAGTTTCTTGCGGTTTTCCGGCGACTTTGCATAGCCATAAGGAGCATGGCTGCCGATAAATTCGCCTTTCTCCATGCGGGTTTTCTTTGCACTCCGTACCTTTTGTGACAGGTCTTTGCTGTAAAGGGAATAAATCAAGTTCCTGAAACCCACATCAAGCCCGCCGGTCGTGCCGTCAAAATCATTACTGTCAAAACGGTCGTTTACAGAGATAAAGCGTACCCCTAAAAAGGGGAATATCTGCTCCAAATAATCTCCAATATCAATGTAGTTTCTTCCGAAACGGGATAGGTCTTTGACAATGATACACTGAATGTTTCCAGCACGCACTTCTTCTAGCAAGGCTTTCACGCCCGGACGGTCAAAATTCGTACCGCTGTAACCGTCATCGCAAAACTCAACCACTTCATACTGTGAGAGGTCTGGAGAGCTTTTCACAAAGGCGTTCAGAAGCTCCCGCTGGTTAATGATGCTGTTACTTTCGCCCTCGTTCTCGTCCTCTTGAGATAGCCGGATA
This genomic window from Clostridiales bacterium contains:
- a CDS encoding rubredoxin; amino-acid sequence: MLWKCTVCRYTHEGDTAPEACPKCGAPAEKFNSLSDEDTQKIYTSDRTNDIHMEIINLAMAITELAEEGIEINLDPPCVSVFEKAKQEAWVIKQRSKAELSGHMEKGKW
- a CDS encoding spore coat protein, with protein sequence MQGQLSQKERMFLEDLKTEEDLCVTKYTSYAQQAQDPQLSQLFNQLANAEQQHYNTINQLIQSNGQNGGQQSQSGGQQNQSSQGGQSGQGGQQGGQTWKPSAGGKQLNQSAAQAAQQQMQSASANIKLNGSGASGTANNTDKVLLQDMLSTEKYVSSAYDTSIFESAQPTVRQALQHIQKEEQQHGEQLFQYMNSHGMYQVQ
- a CDS encoding GNAT family N-acetyltransferase — translated: MMRIETERLIIRQFQEKDAAGLLDYLSHPRVNCFLDEKLNTFEDALAAVKHRSQDPTQLAVCLKENDVIIGNLFAMKEEPDTYSVGWQFNDKIEGKGYANESAKALLNYLFHEKSGRRIYAYVEEDNIRSQKLCERLGMRKEACFLEFISFTNYPDGTPKYENTFQYAILKREWEVIFKQ
- a CDS encoding helix-turn-helix domain-containing protein — translated: MITKSGKQFNMFPSHAGLRKYILYYNIVFPENDTFTAHYTLMPNACGTLSLAFDGTAVIVELWGASLTPVLLGMEPNSYQVLLLIQLSPYGLYQITRQSQAEFADKRLSLEDIDNELFHLLYQAFVMSRTATDLANICEKILYRRMEKYVISDALLLASTVISDSHGQVQVKEVARQSGYSERQLNRLFLTQIGMNIKNYARLTRFNYVLKHIQTSPCFFAALSQQAGYFDQAHFDKDFKAISGVTPQKYLKTMSDFYYDGTEIYDTISSKED
- a CDS encoding glyoxalase/bleomycin resistance/dioxygenase family protein produces the protein MKYQGCLLAVKDISASKHFYENVLHQNSVMDIGVHVTFKGFSLQQGYAELVGLAVDSVKEQSHNFQVYFEVEDLDKVYTELKSISGLQWVHEIKEYPWGQRDIRVYDPDKHIVEIAEDMNTVIKRFFNQGMSSEEVATRTMFPLEVVKQYALGFGM
- a CDS encoding DUF5131 family protein, with the translated sequence MNWEPWTGCYKISDGCTNCYFYGPYAKRYGQSTIQKTDKFDWPVRKNAKGEYNIKGNKILATCFATDFFLPEADEWRKEAWAIIKERTDIEFLILTKRIDRFPQSLPSDWGSGYDNVNIGCTVENQTLADYRLPLFLSYPIKRRFIACAPLLEMIDLTPYLHGVDHVTVGGETGREARMCDYDWVLNIREQCVKADVTFWFKNTGSLFKRNGVVEKINPFKQNSVAKELNIDISDGKRLF
- a CDS encoding recombinase family protein — protein: MSIKKILAEYIRLSQEDENEGESNSIINQRELLNAFVKSSPDLSQYEVVEFCDDGYSGTNFDRPGVKALLEEVRAGNIQCIIVKDLSRFGRNYIDIGDYLEQIFPFLGVRFISVNDRFDSNDFDGTTGGLDVGFRNLIYSLYSKDLSQKVRSAKKTRMEKGEFIGSHAPYGYAKSPENRKKLVIDEKAAAVVRRIFAMADEGKNAVQIANVLNAENIPTPYVYKRLMGCDRKYNVVGNTNHWMNTTVLTIIRDERYTGKMVSGKNRSPFVGSKHGKRIPKSEWIVVPNTHEAIVSEELFASVQERFSAPARIRTEPTEIRPLMGKVKCGVCRHVMRRSNSPSDTAYYYCESHQYVADSDCTKDRISESGLIQTVLSVIHTQMEVMLDMARLLDRVKTQSHQDMTALTEQIRQLQSILSKLRASKVKAYEKYKDGTLDKDSYISRKADIGKQIAETESQIVELETALQSCYQENGQPVSIIESFKRYEGITELSKEMADELIDSIYIYGSEAIEIVWNHMDEYMRLVQYVQKGV